The Mesorhizobium loti DNA segment CGGACTGTCCTGCCAGCGCGACGCAATGCCCGATTTCTCCAACACCTTGGTCTCGGCGCCTCCGTCGCGGATAATCGTCATGCCGAAGGACGGAGCCGTCGAACTGACATGCAGTGTCACTGTCTCGCCGGCGCGATAGGAAAACCGGTCGCTGTAGCACCAGATCTCGCCGCGCTCGCCGTCCATGCCTGGCCACTCGTAGTAGTGGCCGCGCACCGCGTGGCGGCGCTGCTCGGCCGTCAGTCCGAAATCGGGGAATTCCGTAGGCAATCTGGTCATCATCGTACTCAGGCGGAAAGATATTTCTTGAGAAAGCCGCGGGTGCGCTCCTTCTGCGGCGCGCGGAAAATGTCGGCCGGCGGGCCTTCCTCGACGACCACGCCGCCATCCATGAACAGCACCCTGTCGGCCACCTCACCGGCAAAGCGCATTTCATGCGTTACGATGAGCATGGTCATGTGTTCGGCGGCAAGCTGTTTCATCACCGCGTTGACTTCGTCGACCAGTTCCGGGTCGAGCGCCGAGGTGGCCTCGTCGAACAGCATCACCTTGGGCTGCATGGCCAGCGCACGCGCAATTGCCACGCGCTGCTTTTGGCCACCCGAAAGCCGCGAGGGATAAGCGTCGATCTTGTCGGCAAGCCCGACCTTGGACAAGAGGCCATGCGCCAAGGCCCGGGCTTCGGCTTTCGCCATGCCTTTCAGGATCACCGGCCCCATCGTAATGTTCTCGATCACGGTCAGATGCGGGAACAGGTTGAAGTGTTGGAACACCATGCCCATCTGCTGGCGCACCTTGTTGATGTGCCGCTCGAAGGCCTGGCCGTGCAGCTTCTGGTTGACCTGCACGCCGTCGAGCCAGACGTCGCCGCCGTTCAACGTCTCGAGGTGGTTGATGGAGCGCAACAGCGTGCTCTTGCCGGAGCCGCTCGGCCCGATGATCGCCACGATCTGCCCACGCTCGACCGACAGGTCGATGCCTCTGAGAACCTCGACGGCGCCGAAGGATTTGCGTGCGCCGCGGACCTCGACCATTGGCCGCTGCGTGCTCATCGGGAAACCTCCACATGTCGTTCAAACCGATGCAAGGCCGCTTCGAGCACGAGGTTCAAGAGGTAATAGAGCGCGGCGGCCGTGATATAGAATTCGAAGGGGCGGAAGGTTTCGCTGATCGCCAGCTGCGCCGAATGAACCAGCTCGGCGATGCCGATGACCGAGACGATGGACGATTCCTTCAACAGCGCGATCAGGTTGCTGCCGATCGGCGGTGCGGTGTTGCGGATAGCCTGCGGTATCACGACGTAGCGCAGCGTCTGCCATTTGCCGAAACCGATACTGCGCGCGCCTTCCGTCTGGCCGGCATCGACCGCCACGATGCCCGCACGGATGACATCGGCATTGTAGACGGCAAAGTGCAGGCCAAGCCCGATGATGCCGGCGGCAAGGGCTGGGATGTCGATGCCGATCTGCACCAGGCCGAAATAGATCAGGAACAGCTGCAGCAAGAGCGGCGTGCCCATGAACAGCCACATGAAGGCGCGCACGGGATAGGCGAGGATCGCCGGCGCATAGAGCACGATGACGGCAAACAGGATGCCGCCGGCGAAGCTGAGTGCTCCTGCCGAGACGGTCAAGACGGTGGTCCACCAGGCGCCGGTCAACAGCAGATCCCAATAGGGCGCGATGACGGTGAAATCCAAACCTTGCATCGTGCTCTCCCGTCAGACGATGGCGAAGCGCTGGTCGAGCAGGTCGACGAGGCGGGCGACGGCGTAGACCATGACCATGTAGAGCAGGGCCGCGACGCCGAAGATCTCGAACGGCTTGTAGGTGGAGCCGATGAAGCGCTGGGCGGTATAGGTCAGCTCCACGACCGAAATGGTCGACACCAGTGCCGAGCCTTTCAGCAAGGCAACCGTGTTGACGCCGAGCGGGCGGATCATCAGCCTGGCGGCTTGCGGCAACACGACCTTTCGAAGGGTCTGGAAACGGCTGAAGCCGATGGTGCGGGCGGCCTCTGTCTGGCCCCGGTCGACCGCCACCACGGCGCCTCGGATCGACTCTGCCATATAGGCGCCGATGTTGAGACCGAGGCCGATCACACCAGCCGCGAAGGGATCGAGATTGATGCCGATCTGCGGGCCGCCGAAATAAAGCACGAAGAGCTGGATCAGGCAGGGCGTGCCGCGAAACAGGCTGACATAGGCCGTGCCGATAGCGCGCAGGATCGCGGATCTCGACATCCGTGCGCCTGCAGCCAGCGCTGCCGCGACCAGCCCCAGAACCAGGGCCAGCGCTGTCAGTTCCAGCGTCACCAGTGCGGCTTCCACGAAGAAGGGGAAGACGCGGCTCATCAAGGAGAAATCCATGGGGATAGCCCGGCAGAAATGGCGTTTGGACTCAGGCGAATTTGCGTCGCCCGAGGCCTCAGGAAATTAGCGGATGTCGCTGCCGACCCACTGCTTGGAGATCTTCTCGTAGGTGCCGTCGGCCATCATGCCGTCCAGTGCCTTCTGCATGGCCGCCTTGAGCTCCGGATTGTCCTTGCGGATGGCGATGCCGATGGCGACGCTGCCGCCCTCGATGTCGGGTGTGTCGAGCTTGCGCACCTTCTCGCCGGTTTCCTTGACGGCGACCATGACCGGAATGTTGTCGACGACGATGGCGTCGACACGGCCGGCTTTCAGCTCCAGCAGCAGTTCCGGCAGGCCCTTGTAGGTGCGGACATCCCAGCCACCCTGTTCGCGCGCCCATTTCTCATGCGTCTCGCCGAGCGTCACGCCGAGCGTCTTGCCCTTGAGCTCGTCGAGGCTCTGCACTTTGGAATCCTGGTTCACGAACACCGCACGGCCGGCATGGTAGTAGGGGCCGACGAAATCGACCACTTTCTCGCGCTCGGGGGTGATCGTCATCGAGCCGACCACGGTGTCGTATTTGTTGGCCAGCAGCCCGGCGATGATGCCGTCCCAGGCTGTGGTGATGATGGTGCCCTTGACGCCGATGCGTTCGGCAATGGCCTTGCCGATGTCGGCGTCGAAGCCGACGACTTCGTTCTGGTCGTTGACGAAGTTGAACGGCGGATACTGCCCGCTCATGGAAATCTTCAGTTCGCCCGCCGCCTTGATCTTCTCGAGATCGTCGGCCTGCGCCGAAACGGCGGTGAAGGCCGACGCGAGCAACAGCGCCGCGACCGCAATGCTGGAAAATAGTTTGTTCATCTGAATTCCTGGTCCTCTGGATGGAGCGCGAAGGCTTGTTCTTGGGAGGCGTTGGGGCGCTCTCCTGAGGTCAAGGATTGCCTTTGCGATAGCATTGCGCAAATAGATAATGGAAATAGGGAGCATAGATTTCAGGAATGGCCTTGCCACGCCCCGAACGCCTGGTCTGGGACCTCGACTGGAACCTTCTGCGGACATTCGTTGTCATCGCGGAAGTGAAGAGCATCACCCGGGCCGCCGAGCGCCTCAACCTCAAGCAGCCCAGCGTCAGCAATGCCTTGCGGCGCCTGGAGGACCGGGTTGGCCGGCGGCTGGTCGAACGCGACGCGACACGCTTCGAGCTCACCGAGGTCGGGCGGCTGATCTATGAGCAGAGTGTCGAAGTCTTCGGCTCGATATCGCAGCTGCCGCTCTTGATGCGGGGGATCAGCGACGACATCACCGGCCACGTCATGATCGCCACCGCCAGCCATGTCGTCTCGCCGCTTTTCGACCGGGCGCTGGCGGAGTTTCATCGCAAATACCCGCGCGCCAGCATCACCATTTCGGTTTCGGCAAGCACCGAAGTCGCCAAGCAGGTGCGGGAACGCCGCGCATCCTTCGGTATCTGCCTCGTCAGCCAGCGCGACCAGGCGCTGGACTATGCGATGGTCTACCGCGAATTCTTCGGCTTCTTTTGCGGCCCACAGCACAGGCTCTATGGGAAAACCGGACTGACGCTTGCCGATCTCAGGGGCGAGCCTTCGGTATCCTTCCAGACCGACCACATTTCGGACGCGTTGCGCCCAGTGGCGTTGCTGCGCAGCGAGGCCCGGCTGAATGCCGATGTCGTCGGTGTGTCCTCCAGCCTGGAGGAGGTGCGGCGCATGATCGTCGCCGGGCTCGGCATCGGCCCGCTGCCGCTGCATGTGGCGCAACGCGACGTGGCTGACGGCACGCTGTGGCGGCTGCCGCCCTACGACGCGCCGCCGGCAATCGATATCTTCCTGCTCACCAATCCCGACAAGGCGATGAATCGTGCCGAGAAGGCGCTGCTGTCTGGGCTGCAGGCGCTGATCGCCGAGACGCCGTTTGAGGAGCGCATTTACAATGGCTGAACAGCGGAAGCCGACCTATTCGGCGAGGTAGGCCGCCGCACGGTTGCGCATCGGTTCGTCCAGCGCCACCGAGGCCCGCGCGGCAAGGTCGAAGCGCACGCTGGTCGTGCGGCTCGACGCATGGACGATGCCGTCGAGCGACCCCGACATCACCTGTTCGAGGGTGATGGAGGTGCGGCCGATCTTCACCACATGCGAGCGGATGGTCAGCAGCGAGCCGGCTTTCGTTTCATGGCGATAGTCGATTTCGGTGCGTACATCGGCCCATCCGGTTGCCGAGGCCTGGCTGCTGTCCTGCCCGGCGATATGGCCAAGAAGCTGGAAACTGGCGTCGTCGAACATCGCAGCGTAGTGGCGCACATTCATGTGACCCATCACGTCGCACATCCAGGGATGCGCGACACCGACAAAGGTGACGAGGGATTTGTTCATGGGGATTGCTCCGTCCGCGATCGCGGACAGGGAATAACGAAATGCGCGGCGGCAGGCAAACCGGCTACCTAGGCCTGGTATTCGTTAGCCGCGCCCTTGGCCGCCTTCAGCAAAGCGACTATCTCAGGCGAGGCGGTATTTTCCGCCTGGGGAGCCAATATGCTCAGAGTGCAGAAGGTCAAGGTCGGCGACATCTACGTGCCGACGGCGCGCAAGAAGACATTGCATCCCGAGACCGTCCGCCATCTCGCCGAGGACATTCTGGAGAACGGCCTGAAGACGCCGATCCAGGTCCGCCACGACGGCAAGCGTCATATCCTCGTCGAAGGTCTGCACCGGCTGGAAGCGGCCAAGTGGCTCGGCGAGACCGAGATTGACGCCTATCTGGTGCAAGCCAAGCGCCACTGACGCGGGCTCGGCTCGCGGTCCTCCCCGCACATGGTCTCCAGATTTTTTCGCCGGCGGTGTCGGGTTGCGTTCTGTCGGCTCGTCCTTGGGACGGAAGCCAGATCAAACCCGAGGAGACCGCCTTGACCGCCAAGCTCGACATCGCCCCCGCCAACGACCGCGAACTGGTTGTCGCCGCATCATCGATGCGCCGCGCGAGAAGGTCTATCGCTGCTGGACCGACACCAGGCTTTTGACGCAGTGGTTCGCTCCGAAACCGTGGACGACGCCGCGCGCCGAAATGGATGTCCGCACTGGCGGGTCGAGCCTTGTGATCATGGCCGGCCCCGACGGCAATGAATTCCCCAACCCGGGCGTCTTCCTGGAAGTCATTCCCGGCAAGAAGATCGTCTTCACCGATGCCTATACAAAGGCTTGGGAGCCATCGGAAAAGCCGTTCATGACCGGCGTGCTGACCTTTGAGGACGAGGGCGAGGGCCAGACCCGCTACATCGCGCGCGTCCGGCACTGGAGTGTCGCCGACCGCGAACAGCACGAGGCGATGGGTTTTCACGCGGGCTGGGGCCAGTGCACCGACCAGCTCGAAGATCTCGCCAAGACGCTTTGAAATCGGACCGCCCTGACGACGACCGCGCCAGGTTCAGGAGGCCTTGGCGCGGCGTGGCTCACGCAAATGCTTGATGCCGCTCATCTCGACGAAATTCGTCGCTGCCTCCCAGAGATAATCGCCATAAAGAAACGGTTCGAAAGTCTCGGCGCCGCTCAGCGGCAAGGGCGCGATCTCGGCATCGA contains these protein-coding regions:
- a CDS encoding LysR family transcriptional regulator; translated protein: MALPRPERLVWDLDWNLLRTFVVIAEVKSITRAAERLNLKQPSVSNALRRLEDRVGRRLVERDATRFELTEVGRLIYEQSVEVFGSISQLPLLMRGISDDITGHVMIATASHVVSPLFDRALAEFHRKYPRASITISVSASTEVAKQVRERRASFGICLVSQRDQALDYAMVYREFFGFFCGPQHRLYGKTGLTLADLRGEPSVSFQTDHISDALRPVALLRSEARLNADVVGVSSSLEEVRRMIVAGLGIGPLPLHVAQRDVADGTLWRLPPYDAPPAIDIFLLTNPDKAMNRAEKALLSGLQALIAETPFEERIYNG
- a CDS encoding extracellular solute-binding protein, with product MNKLFSSIAVAALLLASAFTAVSAQADDLEKIKAAGELKISMSGQYPPFNFVNDQNEVVGFDADIGKAIAERIGVKGTIITTAWDGIIAGLLANKYDTVVGSMTITPEREKVVDFVGPYYHAGRAVFVNQDSKVQSLDELKGKTLGVTLGETHEKWAREQGGWDVRTYKGLPELLLELKAGRVDAIVVDNIPVMVAVKETGEKVRKLDTPDIEGGSVAIGIAIRKDNPELKAAMQKALDGMMADGTYEKISKQWVGSDIR
- a CDS encoding polar amino acid ABC transporter inner membrane subunit is translated as MQGLDFTVIAPYWDLLLTGAWWTTVLTVSAGALSFAGGILFAVIVLYAPAILAYPVRAFMWLFMGTPLLLQLFLIYFGLVQIGIDIPALAAGIIGLGLHFAVYNADVIRAGIVAVDAGQTEGARSIGFGKWQTLRYVVIPQAIRNTAPPIGSNLIALLKESSIVSVIGIAELVHSAQLAISETFRPFEFYITAAALYYLLNLVLEAALHRFERHVEVSR
- a CDS encoding ParB domain-containing protein nuclease, which produces MLRVQKVKVGDIYVPTARKKTLHPETVRHLAEDILENGLKTPIQVRHDGKRHILVEGLHRLEAAKWLGETEIDAYLVQAKRH
- a CDS encoding Activator of Hsp90 ATPase 1 family protein, coding for MTQWFAPKPWTTPRAEMDVRTGGSSLVIMAGPDGNEFPNPGVFLEVIPGKKIVFTDAYTKAWEPSEKPFMTGVLTFEDEGEGQTRYIARVRHWSVADREQHEAMGFHAGWGQCTDQLEDLAKTL
- a CDS encoding polar amino acid ABC transporter inner membrane subunit is translated as MSRVFPFFVEAALVTLELTALALVLGLVAAALAAGARMSRSAILRAIGTAYVSLFRGTPCLIQLFVLYFGGPQIGINLDPFAAGVIGLGLNIGAYMAESIRGAVVAVDRGQTEAARTIGFSRFQTLRKVVLPQAARLMIRPLGVNTVALLKGSALVSTISVVELTYTAQRFIGSTYKPFEIFGVAALLYMVMVYAVARLVDLLDQRFAIV
- a CDS encoding methionine ABC transporter ATP-binding protein produces the protein MSTQRPMVEVRGARKSFGAVEVLRGIDLSVERGQIVAIIGPSGSGKSTLLRSINHLETLNGGDVWLDGVQVNQKLHGQAFERHINKVRQQMGMVFQHFNLFPHLTVIENITMGPVILKGMAKAEARALAHGLLSKVGLADKIDAYPSRLSGGQKQRVAIARALAMQPKVMLFDEATSALDPELVDEVNAVMKQLAAEHMTMLIVTHEMRFAGEVADRVLFMDGGVVVEEGPPADIFRAPQKERTRGFLKKYLSA
- a CDS encoding thioesterase superfamily protein, whose amino-acid sequence is MNKSLVTFVGVAHPWMCDVMGHMNVRHYAAMFDDASFQLLGHIAGQDSSQASATGWADVRTEIDYRHETKAGSLLTIRSHVVKIGRTSITLEQVMSGSLDGIVHASSRTTSVRFDLAARASVALDEPMRNRAAAYLAE